The Deltaproteobacteria bacterium genome segment CGGCGGCCAGCACCTCGGCCCGGTCCTTCACGACCCTGACCTCGCCTCCGGCCACTTCCAGAGCCTTGGCGACACTGCCGAGATTTCCCCGGCCGTAGTCAATTACCGAAACCTTCTTAGCCATTTGGGGGATCCGGACTCCTCTGGCGGCGGCCAGATCAATTTCAAAGAACGCCCTTCGTGGAGGCGGGCTTGCCGCCGGACGCAGCCGGGCTCACCGCCACACGGAGTGCGCGGGCGAATGACTTGAACAGCGCCTCGACAATGTGATGGCGGTTCTCGCCATAGCGGACCGTCAGGTGCAGCGTCACCAGTGCGTGATTGGCGAACGACTGGAAGAAATGCGATACCATCTCCACGTCGAAATTCCCGATCTTTCCCGACGGAACATCTCCGTTGAAAACCACATGCGGACGGCCCGACAGGTCAATGACCGTCTCGCAGCAGGCCTCATCCAGCGGCGCGGCGAAAAAACCGAACCGCTGGATCCCCGCCTTGTCACCGGCCGCCTCCCTGAACGCCTGTCCGAGACAGATGGCCACATCCTCGACGGTGTGGTGGGCGTCCACCTCCACGTCGCCGGACGCCCGGACTTCCAGGTCCATTGCGCCGTGAACGGCAAGCTGCGCCAGCATGTGGGACAGGAACGGCACCGGCGTATCGATCTCGTAGCGGCCCGTCCCGTCGAGATTGAGGCGTAGCAGTATGTCGGTTTCGCGGGTTGTCCGCTTCACCATTCCCGTGCGCCCGGCGGGCTTCGTCCGTACGGATGCCCTGCCGGCGGTTTTCCTGGTTTTTTTCGCTTTACCCATGTTCGTACATCCAGTGCGGTGTCAGTCCACCAGCGTTTCGAGCGCCTTTACCAGCTCCCGGTTTTCCGCCGGTGTACCAACGGTGATTCTCAGGCAGCCATCCAGCCGTCCGGGGCGGCTCAGGTTCCGGACCAGAATACCTTTCCGCCGCAGCGTATCCCACAGCCAGATCGCATCACCGCCCCGCACCCGGACGAGCAGGAAGTTCGCCTCGCTCGGGTACGCCTTCAGCGTCTCGAACCGGCGGAGCCGGTCAAACAGCCAGTCCCGCTGTCCGATCACCCGGTTCACGTTCCTGTCCATTTCGGCCGCATTACGGAGCGCCACCTCGGCCACCTTCAGGTTCAATCCCCCGATATTATAAGGGAGCCGGACCCGCTCCAGCCGGCTAGCAACAGCCTCGCTGCAGAGCGCCATCCCGAAACGGGCGGTCGCAAACCCGACCTTCGAGAGCGTCTTCATCACGACCAGATTCGGATATCGCGGGAGCCGGTCCACCCAGCTTGAATCGGCAAAATCCCCGTAGGCCTCGTCCACAACCACGATTGCGCCAGAGTCCTCCAGCAGCCATTTCACCACATCCGGGTCGAAGCAGTTGCCGGTCGGATTGTTCGGCATGGCCAGGAACACGAGGTTCACGGGTGTCCTGACCACGGCACGGCCCACGTCCTTCAGGTCAAGATCAAATTCGTCGTCCGTCTCGACAGACACCACCTCGTAACCGCGGCTCTTGCCGATGATCCCGAACATGGAGAATGCCGGATTGGGCACCAGCAGCCTCGGCCGGGAGCGGGCAGGACCGGCAAAAACATCCAGCAGCATCCCGATCAGTTCGTCGGAGCCGTTCCCGAGCACCACCTGCGTGTCCCTGGGCGCCCGGTACCGCTTCAGGATCAGCTTCTTCAGCGCCGCAGGATCGGATTCGGGATACCGGTTCGGCTGGATTTTCCTGAATTCCGCCGCCAGCTGGGCGCGGAACGCGAGCGAGGGCGCATAGGGCAGTTCGTTCGCGTCGAGACGGATTTTCGCCTGGACAGCCTGAACGTGATAGCCCTTCATCTCCTCCACTTCCGGGCGGACGAGATCACGAAACCGAGGCGGGAGCTTCACTTCCGTTTCCCCCCACCCGGCTTGTTGCGCGGCTTGAGCAGGTGCACCTTGGCCAGTTTTCCCGCAGCCGGTTTCCCTGCCCTGGCAGGGCTGTCAACAGCGCGGAGCTGCGGCTTCTTGCCGCGCCCGCCGGGAAGCTGGACGACCTTGCCCCCCGGACCGGCAGGAGGCCTGCTGTCCGGCTTTGGCCCGGTACGTGGCAGACGGATCTCCACCGACCGGGCATGCTCGAAAAGTCCTTCAGCACGGGCGAGTGCCACGATCGATGGCCCCAGCACGTTCAGCGCTTTCTCGGACGTATAAACGACGCTCGTCCGCTTCAGGAAAACACCCACGCCAAGGGGGCCGGAAAACCGGGCAGCGCCGCCCGTGGGGAGCACGTGGTTGGAACCCGCGAGGTAATCTCCCATCGCTTCCGGAGTCGTACGGCCGAGAAAAATCGCCCCGGCGTTCCGGATGTGACGGGCGAGACCCTCCGGCCGGCGGACCATCAGTTCCACGTGCTCAGGCGCAATCCCGTTGGCAACCTCGACCGCCTCGGCAAGCGAACCGGTCAGGATGATCATCCCCCGGTCCGGCACCGACTGTTCGAGGATGTTCCGCCGCGGCGATACCTCGACGGCCCGCATGATCTCGTGCTGAACGAGGCGTGCGAGCTGCGGCGAATCGGTCAGCAGTATCGCTGCCGCTGTTTCATCGTGCTCGGCCTGCGAGAGCATGTCCGCCGCGATCTCGGCCGGACCGGCCGAACTGTCGGCGATGACCACGATTTCCGACGGCCCTGCCACTGACTCGATTCCGATGCGGCCATAAAGCTGGCGCTTGGCCTCCGCGACATAGGCGTTTCCGGGGCCGACAACCACGGGACAGGCGGGGACCGTTTCGGTCCCGAATGCGAGCGCCGCAACAGCCTGCGCGCCGCCAAAACGGAACAGCCTGTCGACACCGGCAATGGCACAGGCGGCGAGAATTACCGGACTCGATTCCAGTGACGCGCCCGGCGAGGTGGCGATCACCTCCCCGACACCGGCCACCCTGGCGGGAATCACGTTCATCAGTACCGTGGAG includes the following:
- the hisD gene encoding histidinol dehydrogenase; translated protein: MIGIFDSGTGSYRERLERLRPRTAGALPEVAEAVRKIIEDVSRRGDVALREHAARLDGVPSDAAAEVPRADFAKALSIVDPAVVKALKLARERIEWYHAKQVSGGYTVRDRFGSRLEMRVEPVDRAGVYIPGGKAAYPSTVLMNVIPARVAGVGEVIATSPGASLESSPVILAACAIAGVDRLFRFGGAQAVAALAFGTETVPACPVVVGPGNAYVAEAKRQLYGRIGIESVAGPSEIVVIADSSAGPAEIAADMLSQAEHDETAAAILLTDSPQLARLVQHEIMRAVEVSPRRNILEQSVPDRGMIILTGSLAEAVEVANGIAPEHVELMVRRPEGLARHIRNAGAIFLGRTTPEAMGDYLAGSNHVLPTGGAARFSGPLGVGVFLKRTSVVYTSEKALNVLGPSIVALARAEGLFEHARSVEIRLPRTGPKPDSRPPAGPGGKVVQLPGGRGKKPQLRAVDSPARAGKPAAGKLAKVHLLKPRNKPGGGKRK
- the hisB gene encoding imidazoleglycerol-phosphate dehydratase HisB; this translates as MGKAKKTRKTAGRASVRTKPAGRTGMVKRTTRETDILLRLNLDGTGRYEIDTPVPFLSHMLAQLAVHGAMDLEVRASGDVEVDAHHTVEDVAICLGQAFREAAGDKAGIQRFGFFAAPLDEACCETVIDLSGRPHVVFNGDVPSGKIGNFDVEMVSHFFQSFANHALVTLHLTVRYGENRHHIVEALFKSFARALRVAVSPAASGGKPASTKGVL
- the hisC gene encoding histidinol-phosphate transaminase, translated to MKLPPRFRDLVRPEVEEMKGYHVQAVQAKIRLDANELPYAPSLAFRAQLAAEFRKIQPNRYPESDPAALKKLILKRYRAPRDTQVVLGNGSDELIGMLLDVFAGPARSRPRLLVPNPAFSMFGIIGKSRGYEVVSVETDDEFDLDLKDVGRAVVRTPVNLVFLAMPNNPTGNCFDPDVVKWLLEDSGAIVVVDEAYGDFADSSWVDRLPRYPNLVVMKTLSKVGFATARFGMALCSEAVASRLERVRLPYNIGGLNLKVAEVALRNAAEMDRNVNRVIGQRDWLFDRLRRFETLKAYPSEANFLLVRVRGGDAIWLWDTLRRKGILVRNLSRPGRLDGCLRITVGTPAENRELVKALETLVD